In the genome of Xanthomonas hortorum pv. pelargonii, the window GCTTCATCGGCGGGTTGTCGTCGATGGCATTGGTGCAGGTCTCGCTCGGCGATCAGCCGCGCGAGGTGGCCCGCTACGACATGGGCGCACGTATCCGCGAAGTGGAACAAGGGCCGGATGGCGCGCTGTGGTTGCTGGAAGACGAAGCCAGTGGCAGCACCGGGCGTTTGCTCAAGCTGACACCCAAGAGCAAGGCCGCAGTCGAGAACGATGCGTAAGTTGGTGCATCGCCTGGATCGCTGCGCCACTGCGTGCTGCGTCAAGTAGCAGCACTGAGTGATGACTCGCACCATCGCCATGCGCTCGTTGAGCGCTGGCGATGGTGACGATCAAGCGAATTGCTTGGGTGGCGATTTGCGCTGCATAGCGTTAGCTATCGGCCAAACGCGACGCTTTTACAGGCAACTGCATCAGCGCAAACTGGTGATGACTCGCCACTAGGGCCTGTTAACACTAATGGCCCGAGCGATTAAACTATTGGGCATGGAGATCACGCCAGCACAATTTTCTCTGATCGAACACTGCCTGCCGGCGCAGCGCGGCAATGTCAGCATGACCAACCTGCAAGTGGTCAACGCCATCCTTTACGTTGCCGAGCATGGCTGCAAATGGCGCGGCCTACCCAAGCGCTTTGGCAACTGGCATACGGTCTACACACGCATGAACCGTTGGGCCAAGGCGGGTGTGCTGGACCGGATGTTCGCCCAATTGCAGAAGTCCCAGATCGTGCGCATCAAGATCGAAGCAGTCTCGCTGGACTCCACCAGCGTCAAGGTCCATCCCGATGGCACGGGTGCATTAAAAAAAACGGCCCGCAGGCCGTCGGCAAGTCTCGCGGTGGATGGAACACCAAGATTCATATGGTTGCCGCAGATGCTCGAACAGCCATCACCTTTGGATTGACGCCTGGCAACGTGCATGACGCACCTGCAGGCCGCGCGTTGCTTGAACACCTGGGGCCAGTGGAGCGGCCGATTCATTTGTTGATGGACCGTGCTTACGAAGGCAACGAAACCCGCCAGTTGGCGCTCGATCTTGGCTTCGTGCCGGTGGTCCCGCCGAAATCCAATCGGGTCGAGCCTTGGGAATACAACCGGGAGATGTACAAGCGGCGTAACGAAGTGGAGAGACTGTTCCGTCGCTTGAAAGGCTACCGCCGGATTTTCTCGCGCTTCGAGAAGCTGGATGTCATGTTCCTTGGATTCCTCAGCTTCGTCCTAGTCGTTGATGGGCTTCGGATGTGTTAACAGGCCCTAGAAACACGGTCATCCGAAAGCGGCGGCTCCAAACGCACCGGCTTCCTCGGAGGACACGCTTTCAGCCTTCCAACAACTCAAAGGTCACTGCCTCGCCACTCTTGGCCGATGCGCAGACCCACACATCGAACAGCCCCGGCTCGGCGCCGAACACGCCCTTGGGGTCGGTGAAGGCCAGCGCATCGCGTGCCAGGGTGAACACCACGTCCGTGCTCTCGCCCGGCTGCAACAT includes:
- a CDS encoding IS5 family transposase (programmed frameshift), yielding MEITPAQFSLIEHCLPAQRGNVSMTNLQVVNAILYVAEHGCKWRGLPKRFGNWHTVYTRMNRWAKAGVLDRMFAQLQKSQIVRIKIEAVSLDSTSVKVHPDGTGAFKKNGPQAVGKSRGGWNTKIHMVAADARTAITFGLTPGNVHDAPAGRALLEHLGPVERPIHLLMDRAYEGNETRQLALDLGFVPVVPPKSNRVEPWEYNREMYKRRNEVERLFRRLKGYRRIFSRFEKLDVMFLGFLSFVLVVDGLRMC